In a genomic window of Passer domesticus isolate bPasDom1 chromosome 3, bPasDom1.hap1, whole genome shotgun sequence:
- the FBXO5 gene encoding F-box only protein 5 encodes MKSNLNRSCKMKRDFDCASLRAGFAPLKCAVEKTRLEKSCPLNYEEGFCKSCAGEHQKILLSDSYHAATRNLELEDGERPIHNKENSQITQRLDEGICEMEAMESSKLNEDSGYSSMLSTHYADAIEHEDSLPLAGNLCGTPKHCLMKNQKQEQFSKKTLLPIIHYEEVICSTLKKSGKRNLKSWAAVDRIVSRGKFELCNLIGKKMGLDRIDILAELFQKNLKHVLANILRHLSEMDLVNFAKVSTTWQKILQEDKWIFQMYSRAVKNLSNVTKAPEHAATREYVLYRVSLASIQKATPPKHLNKKSTRSKASRNHSRLTEFSEAARNLKNTESLKACHRCGSPAKYDSYLQRATCNRESCGFDFCTKCMCSYHSSSDCVSSKPVKHNSAPGPLPGTKKSKQNLKRL; translated from the exons ATGAAATCGAACCTTAACCGCTCTTGCAAAATGAAACGTGACTTTGATTGTGCGTCTCTTCGTGCTGGGTTTGCACCATTGAAATGTGCTGTGGAGAAAACAAGACTGGAAAAATCCTGCCCCTTGAATTATGAGGAAGGCTTTTGTAAAAGCTGTGCAGGAGAACATCAGAAAATACTCCTTAGTGACTCATACCATGCAGCCACCAGGAACCTAGAACTTGAAGATGGAGAAAGACCCATACATAACAAAGAAAACAGCCAAATAACCCAGAGACTTGATGAAGGAATCTGTGAGATGGAGGCAATGGAAAGCAGTAAACTTAATGAGGACAGTGGTTATTCCTCTATGTTAAGTACTCATTATGCTGATGCAATAGAACATGAGGATAGTTTACCTCTGGCTGGAAACCTCTGTGGTACACCAAAGCATTGTCTCATGAAGAACCAAAAACAAGAACAGTTTTCAAAGAAGACGCTGTTGCCCATAATCCATTATGAAGAAGTAATTTGCTCAACTTTGAAAAAAAGTGGTAAAAGAAATCTCAAGTCTTGGGCTGCTGTAGATAGAATTGTTTCTAGGGGAAAATTTGAACTTTGTAACTtaattggaaagaaaatggggCTGGATAGAATAGACATTCTCGCTGAACTCTTCCAAAAGAACCTGAAGCATGTATTAGCAAACATTTTAAGGCATCTCAGCGAGATGGATTTAGTAAA TTTTGCCAAAGTCAGCACAACATGGCAGAAGATTCTACAAGAAGATAAATGGATTTTCCAAATGTATAGCAGAGCTGTGAAAAACCTTTCT AATGTCACTAAGGCACCAGAGCATGCTGCAACAAGAGAGTACGTCCTCTACAGAGTGTCCTTAGCTTCCATTCAGAAAgcaaccccaccaaaacactTGAACAAAAAAAGCACCAGATCCAAAGCATCTAGGAATCACAGCAGGCTCACAGAGTTTTCTGAG GCTGCCAGGAACTTGAAAAACACTGAAAGCCTTAAAGCCTGCCATCGCTGTGGCTCACCTGCCAAGTATGACTCCTACCTCCAAAGAGCAACGTGCAATCGTGAAAGTTGTGGCTTTGACTTTTGCACCAAGTGCATGTGCAGCTACCACAGCTCCAGTGACTGTGTGAGCAGCAAACCAGTGAAACACAACTCTGCACCAGGGCCGCTGCCTGGGACtaagaaaagcaaacagaatCTAAAGAGATTGTGA
- the MTRF1L gene encoding peptide chain release factor 1-like, mitochondrial isoform X1, which produces MRLLSRALRAAQGYRSLRAAPVGRALALAARRGLSARPGLEELFAAPSLRRLLEARARGEGGAAPQLAARVRRLRDKERELRDTRELAQDENEDFRKLAETEIASCEEEIAELKQQIVLLLIPSEETDESDLVMEVTAGVGGQEAMLFTSEIFDMYQRYAAYKKWKFEILEYFPSELGGLRHAVASIAGVEAYKYMKFEGGVHRVQRVPKTEKQGRIHTSTMTVAILPQPTEMRLQISPKDLRIETKRASGAGGQHVNTTDSAVRIVHIPTGIVSECQQERSQIRNKEKAMQMLCAKLYNAKLEEETKKRNYARKIQVGTKGRSEKIRTYNFPQDRITDHRISRSVHHVESFMLGEEMLDEMIQTVREYADYESLMEIISENEKK; this is translated from the exons ATGCGGCTGCTCTCGCGGGCCCTCCGCGCGGCGCAAGGCTACCGGAGCCTCCGGGCAGCGCCGGTGGGACGGGCGCTGGCGCtggcggcgcggcgcgggctGAGCGCGCGGCCCGGCCTGGAGGAGCTGTTCGCCGCGCCCTCCCTGCGCCGCCTGCTGGAGGCGCGCGCGCGGGGCGAGGGCGGGGCGGCGCCGCAGCTGGCGGCGCGCGTGCGGCGGCTGCGCGACAAGGAGCGGGAGCTGCGCGACACGCGGGAGCTGGCGCAAG ATGAGAATGAAGATTTCCGGAAGCTTGCAGAAACAGAAATTGCTTCCTGTGAAGAAGAGATAGCTGAACTGAAACAACAG ATAGTGTTGCTTTTGATTCCTTCAGAAGAAACAGATGAGAGTGATCTTGTCATGGAAGTAACTGCTGGAGTTGGAGGGCAGGAAGCCATGCTGTTCACCTCGGAGATATTTGATATGTATCAACGATATGCTGCTTACAAAAAGTGGAAATTTGAAATATTAGAATACTTTCCCAGTGAACTAG GTGGCCTAAGACATGCAGTAGCCAGTATCGCAGGCGTTGAGGCTTACAAATACATGAAGTTTGAAGGAGGAGTGCATCGTGTTCAGCGGGTGccaaagacagaaaaacaagGACGCATTCACACCAGCACAATGACTGTTGCAATATTACCCCAACCCACTGAG ATGAGGCTGCAAATTAGTCCAAAAGATCTACGGATAGAAACAAAGCGAGCAAGTGGAGCTGGAGGCCAGCATGTCAATACCACAGATAGTGCTGTGCGGATAGTTCACATTCCAACAG GGATTGTGTCTGAATGTCAGCAAGAAAGATCCCAAATTAGAAACAAAGAGAAGGCTATGCAAATGCTATGTGCTAAACTGTACAACGCCAAACTAGAAGAAGAAACCAAAAAGAGAAACTATGCTCGAAAGATTCAA GTTGGGACTAAAGGAAGATCAGAGAAGATCAGAACATACAACTTTCCACAGGACCGGATTACAGATCACAGAATAAGCAGATCGGTGCATCATGTTGAGTCTTTCATGCTAGGGGAAGAAATGCTAGATGAAATGATACAAACTGTGAGAGAATATGCTGATTATGAATCTCtaatggaaattatttcagaaaatgaaaaaaaataa
- the MTRF1L gene encoding peptide chain release factor 1-like, mitochondrial isoform X2 translates to MEVTAGVGGQEAMLFTSEIFDMYQRYAAYKKWKFEILEYFPSELGGLRHAVASIAGVEAYKYMKFEGGVHRVQRVPKTEKQGRIHTSTMTVAILPQPTEMRLQISPKDLRIETKRASGAGGQHVNTTDSAVRIVHIPTGIVSECQQERSQIRNKEKAMQMLCAKLYNAKLEEETKKRNYARKIQVGTKGRSEKIRTYNFPQDRITDHRISRSVHHVESFMLGEEMLDEMIQTVREYADYESLMEIISENEKK, encoded by the exons ATGGAAGTAACTGCTGGAGTTGGAGGGCAGGAAGCCATGCTGTTCACCTCGGAGATATTTGATATGTATCAACGATATGCTGCTTACAAAAAGTGGAAATTTGAAATATTAGAATACTTTCCCAGTGAACTAG GTGGCCTAAGACATGCAGTAGCCAGTATCGCAGGCGTTGAGGCTTACAAATACATGAAGTTTGAAGGAGGAGTGCATCGTGTTCAGCGGGTGccaaagacagaaaaacaagGACGCATTCACACCAGCACAATGACTGTTGCAATATTACCCCAACCCACTGAG ATGAGGCTGCAAATTAGTCCAAAAGATCTACGGATAGAAACAAAGCGAGCAAGTGGAGCTGGAGGCCAGCATGTCAATACCACAGATAGTGCTGTGCGGATAGTTCACATTCCAACAG GGATTGTGTCTGAATGTCAGCAAGAAAGATCCCAAATTAGAAACAAAGAGAAGGCTATGCAAATGCTATGTGCTAAACTGTACAACGCCAAACTAGAAGAAGAAACCAAAAAGAGAAACTATGCTCGAAAGATTCAA GTTGGGACTAAAGGAAGATCAGAGAAGATCAGAACATACAACTTTCCACAGGACCGGATTACAGATCACAGAATAAGCAGATCGGTGCATCATGTTGAGTCTTTCATGCTAGGGGAAGAAATGCTAGATGAAATGATACAAACTGTGAGAGAATATGCTGATTATGAATCTCtaatggaaattatttcagaaaatgaaaaaaaataa